Proteins encoded together in one Passer domesticus isolate bPasDom1 chromosome 6, bPasDom1.hap1, whole genome shotgun sequence window:
- the SVIP gene encoding small VCP/p97-interacting protein, with amino-acid sequence MGQCLPCLGGAVKDVVETPDPEIKRRQLAEAAEKRQMEASSRGIKNAYSVEQKKKKQEEIERRMAASRPGGEGGLRWQVG; translated from the exons ATGgggcagtgcctgccctgcctggggggCGCCGTCAAGGACGTGGTGGAGACGCCCGACCCG gaaataaaaagaagacaACTAGCAGAAGCTGCTGAAAAGAGGCAGATGGAG GCTTCCTCTCGTGGTATTAAGAATGCTTACTCTgtagagcagaagaaaaagaaacaggaagaaATAGAAAGAAGAATGGCAGCTTCACgtcctggaggagaaggaggactGCGA tgGCAGGTTGGATAA